A part of Amycolatopsis lurida genomic DNA contains:
- the mptB gene encoding polyprenol phosphomannose-dependent alpha 1,6 mannosyltransferase MptB: MATLVPGRPHEPEPLDDKELRGLNVVRRFGAVGSLFLALGSLGAGAAPVINPVQEIPVLRLFTRIPMVSLAMGLAGMAIIVLSWLLLGRFAQPARRRLATQGQLARTIALWCAPLLFIPPLFSRDVYSYLAQSEIVARGMDPYSLGPAEALGVSDPLTSGVSNMWRETPAPYGPLLLRLGGWLAPLSSGNIVTGVLLQRGLALIGVILIIWALPRLARRFGVQPATALWLGAANPLLIFHFVAGAHNDALAIGLMVAGLEVGLQRMPVRFKNDAPPPLAKGELLYIGLGVVLITLGVAVKINAILALPFFTVMVARRWHGRIKDLVTAAVPMALLFGVTLVAVCYGTGLGFGWVGALGTPGLVRSWISPTSELAALGGVLGIALGLGNHTNAMVPILGTLGYAVAGAVTVKFLWDSFKWRYRPIIGLGVSLGAVMVLHVALQPWYLLWAIIPLAAAAGTSRFRIAATIVTAVLPFLLPTTGSTFEGRGFVLPFAWAAAGVVTLLGLFIVHRLSPLLLSRPSPEHSVPA; encoded by the coding sequence GTGGCGACGCTCGTCCCGGGGCGCCCGCACGAGCCGGAGCCGCTGGACGACAAGGAACTGCGCGGGCTGAACGTGGTCCGCCGGTTCGGCGCGGTCGGCTCCCTGTTCCTCGCGCTCGGCTCGCTCGGCGCGGGCGCCGCACCGGTGATCAACCCGGTGCAGGAGATCCCGGTCCTGCGGCTGTTCACCCGCATCCCCATGGTGTCGCTCGCGATGGGCCTGGCGGGCATGGCGATCATCGTGCTCAGCTGGCTGCTGCTCGGCCGGTTCGCGCAGCCCGCGCGCCGCCGCCTCGCCACCCAGGGCCAGCTCGCCCGCACCATCGCGCTCTGGTGCGCGCCGCTGCTGTTCATCCCGCCGCTGTTCTCCCGCGACGTCTATAGCTATCTCGCGCAGAGCGAGATCGTCGCCCGCGGGATGGACCCGTACTCCCTCGGCCCGGCCGAAGCCCTCGGCGTCTCCGACCCGCTGACCTCGGGTGTCTCCAACATGTGGCGCGAGACGCCGGCGCCCTACGGCCCGCTGCTGCTGCGCCTCGGCGGCTGGCTCGCCCCGCTGAGCAGCGGCAACATCGTCACCGGGGTCCTGCTGCAGCGCGGGCTCGCGCTGATCGGCGTCATCCTGATCATCTGGGCGCTGCCCCGGCTGGCCCGGCGGTTCGGCGTGCAGCCCGCCACCGCGCTGTGGCTCGGCGCCGCGAACCCGCTGCTGATCTTCCACTTCGTCGCGGGTGCCCACAACGACGCGCTCGCGATCGGGCTGATGGTGGCCGGGCTGGAGGTCGGCCTCCAGCGGATGCCGGTGCGGTTCAAGAACGACGCGCCGCCCCCTCTGGCCAAGGGCGAACTGCTGTACATCGGACTCGGGGTCGTGCTCATCACCCTCGGCGTCGCGGTGAAGATCAACGCGATCCTGGCGCTGCCGTTCTTCACGGTGATGGTGGCCAGACGCTGGCACGGCCGGATCAAGGACCTGGTCACCGCCGCGGTCCCGATGGCGCTGCTGTTCGGCGTGACCCTGGTGGCGGTCTGTTACGGCACCGGCCTCGGCTTCGGCTGGGTCGGCGCGCTCGGCACGCCGGGCCTGGTCCGCTCGTGGATCTCGCCGACGTCGGAACTCGCCGCGCTCGGCGGCGTCCTCGGCATCGCGCTCGGCCTCGGTAACCACACCAACGCGATGGTGCCGATCCTCGGCACGCTCGGCTACGCCGTCGCGGGCGCGGTGACGGTCAAGTTCCTTTGGGACAGCTTCAAATGGCGCTACCGGCCGATCATCGGCCTCGGGGTCTCCCTGGGCGCGGTGATGGTGCTGCACGTCGCGCTCCAGCCCTGGTACCTGCTGTGGGCGATCATCCCGCTCGCCGCGGCGGCGGGGACCTCGCGGTTCCGCATCGCCGCGACGATCGTCACCGCCGTCCTGCCGTTCCTGCTGCCGACGACGGGAAGCACCTTCGAGGGCCGCGGTTTCGTCCTGCCGTTCGCGTGGGCCGCCGCCGGGGTCGTCACGCTGCTGGGGCTGTTCATCGTCCACCGCCTCTCACCACTGCTGCTGTCCAGACCGTCCCCGGAGCATTCGGTCCCCGCGTGA
- a CDS encoding ABC transporter ATP-binding protein, with protein sequence MNAPAVEITGLVKRYGSTTAVDGLDLRMERGALLALLGPNGAGKTTTVEICEGFLRPDDGEVRVLGLDPARDGAALRPRIGVMPQGGGAYPGVRADEMLGLVAACAANPLDPAWLLDVLGLSGARKTPFKRLSGGQQQRLSLACALVGRPELLFLDEPTAGMDPQARRLVWDLLGALRADGVSVLLTTHLMEEAETLADTVVIVDHGKVVVEGSPQSLTVEAGETAQLRFKARTRLDTALLTAALPEGHLVHESAPGTYLVEGAIDPQVVSTVTAWCAQQGVMPEELQVGRRTLEEVFLELTGRELRA encoded by the coding sequence GTGAACGCCCCCGCCGTCGAGATCACCGGGCTGGTGAAACGCTACGGATCCACCACCGCCGTCGATGGACTCGACCTGCGGATGGAACGTGGCGCACTGCTCGCTCTGCTCGGCCCGAACGGGGCCGGCAAGACCACCACCGTCGAGATCTGCGAAGGCTTCCTGCGGCCTGACGACGGCGAAGTCCGCGTGCTGGGCCTGGACCCGGCGCGCGACGGCGCCGCGCTGCGGCCCCGGATCGGCGTGATGCCCCAGGGCGGCGGCGCGTATCCCGGCGTCCGCGCCGACGAGATGCTCGGGCTGGTCGCCGCGTGTGCGGCGAACCCGCTCGACCCCGCCTGGCTGCTGGACGTCCTCGGCCTTTCCGGAGCGCGGAAGACGCCGTTCAAACGGCTTTCCGGCGGGCAGCAGCAGCGGCTCTCGCTCGCCTGCGCGCTCGTCGGACGGCCCGAATTGCTCTTCCTCGACGAGCCGACGGCGGGCATGGACCCGCAGGCCCGCCGCCTGGTCTGGGATCTGCTCGGGGCGCTGCGTGCCGACGGGGTCAGCGTGCTGCTCACCACGCATCTGATGGAGGAGGCCGAAACGCTGGCCGACACCGTGGTGATCGTCGACCACGGCAAGGTCGTCGTCGAAGGTTCCCCGCAGTCGCTGACCGTCGAGGCAGGTGAGACGGCGCAGCTGCGGTTCAAGGCACGGACGCGGCTCGACACCGCGCTGCTGACCGCCGCCCTGCCCGAGGGCCACCTCGTCCACGAATCGGCGCCGGGGACGTATCTCGTCGAGGGCGCGATCGATCCGCAGGTGGTGTCGACGGTGACGGCGTGGTGCGCGCAGCAGGGTGTCATGCCCGAGGAACTGCAGGTCGGCAGGCGCACGCTGGAAGAGGTCTTCCTGGAGCTGACCGGACGGGAACTGCGCGCATGA
- a CDS encoding ABC transporter permease, with product MTTTPTPRFAPGTFTPAPGRGSLGKMLRTHAKVEASLTLRHGEQILLTLLIPLALLIGLSLLDILPSSQLGDSSKVDWITPRILALAVMSSAFTGQAIALGFDRRYGVLKRLSATALPRWLLVAGRVAAALVVVALQAVILGGVAALLGWSPSLGGLVGAIPFLIVGTLAFGALGLLLGGALRAEAVLALANIVWFVLLLAGGILLAPSTMPSGVAWIVELLPSGALAEGLRSVLLDGSFGWGPFAVLVGWGVVAGALASKTTKLT from the coding sequence ATGACCACGACGCCCACACCCCGATTCGCCCCTGGCACGTTCACCCCCGCCCCCGGCCGCGGTTCGCTCGGCAAGATGCTCCGCACGCACGCGAAGGTCGAAGCGAGCCTGACGCTGCGCCACGGCGAGCAGATCCTGCTGACCCTGCTGATCCCGCTCGCGCTGCTGATCGGCTTGTCGCTACTGGACATCCTGCCGTCGTCACAACTCGGCGACTCGTCCAAAGTGGACTGGATCACGCCGAGGATCCTGGCGCTGGCGGTGATGTCTTCGGCGTTCACCGGGCAGGCCATCGCGCTGGGCTTCGACCGCCGTTACGGGGTCCTCAAACGACTTTCCGCCACCGCGCTGCCCCGCTGGCTGCTCGTCGCGGGCCGGGTCGCCGCCGCGCTGGTCGTGGTCGCGCTGCAGGCGGTGATCCTCGGTGGCGTCGCCGCGCTGCTGGGCTGGTCGCCGTCACTCGGCGGGCTTGTCGGCGCGATCCCGTTCCTGATCGTCGGCACGCTCGCGTTCGGCGCGCTGGGCCTGTTGCTCGGCGGGGCGCTGCGCGCGGAGGCCGTGCTGGCGCTGGCGAACATCGTCTGGTTCGTGCTGCTGCTCGCCGGCGGCATCCTGCTGGCGCCATCGACCATGCCGTCCGGCGTCGCGTGGATCGTCGAACTGCTGCCCTCGGGCGCGCTCGCCGAAGGCCTGCGGTCGGTACTGCTGGACGGCTCGTTCGGCTGGGGCCCGTTCGCGGTGCTCGTCGGCTGGGGTGTCGTCGCGGGCGCACTGGCGAGCAAGACCACCAAGCTGACCTGA
- a CDS encoding COX15/CtaA family protein, which translates to MPFQSLVARLPYPSFAVQRAVAIAAVIAQAGIGVTGSVVRVTGSGLGCPTWPQCVEGSIVPVAHPELDMLTQWIEFSNRLLTGVVILVAALCVITAWRVQIEHPSRRRLVKLAWTMPAGVMLQAVVGGITVLAKLEWWTVALHFLASTPLVWLAVLLLRAFKEGDEPARWLIPDAGRKTLIALAVSMWAVLAAGTTVTGAGPHGGDPGTHRLQAPIETLTQIHGGLLVVYLIVLAVFGLQLMRGETPKQLWKRYTIVWVVAVLQGVVGSVQYALGVPEALVSFHVLGSALVIISTAALWCGSRDRGSAPVSPAADRELATSN; encoded by the coding sequence GTGCCGTTCCAGAGCCTTGTAGCGCGTCTGCCGTATCCGTCGTTCGCGGTCCAGCGAGCGGTCGCGATAGCGGCGGTGATCGCACAGGCCGGAATCGGCGTCACCGGCTCGGTCGTCCGGGTGACGGGTTCGGGCCTCGGCTGCCCGACCTGGCCGCAGTGCGTCGAAGGCAGCATCGTGCCCGTCGCGCATCCCGAGTTGGACATGCTCACCCAGTGGATCGAGTTCAGCAACCGGTTGCTGACCGGGGTGGTCATCCTGGTCGCCGCGCTGTGCGTGATCACCGCGTGGCGCGTGCAGATCGAGCACCCGAGCCGCCGCCGTCTGGTGAAACTGGCCTGGACGATGCCCGCCGGCGTGATGCTGCAGGCCGTCGTCGGCGGGATCACCGTGCTCGCGAAACTCGAATGGTGGACCGTCGCGCTCCACTTCCTGGCCTCCACTCCCCTGGTCTGGCTCGCGGTCCTGCTGTTGCGCGCGTTCAAGGAGGGTGACGAGCCCGCCCGCTGGCTGATCCCGGACGCCGGCCGCAAGACGCTGATCGCCCTCGCCGTGTCCATGTGGGCCGTCCTCGCGGCGGGGACCACCGTGACCGGGGCGGGCCCGCACGGCGGCGACCCCGGCACCCACCGGCTCCAGGCCCCGATCGAGACGCTCACCCAGATCCACGGCGGACTGCTGGTGGTCTACCTGATCGTGCTGGCCGTCTTCGGGCTCCAGCTGATGCGTGGCGAGACGCCGAAGCAGCTGTGGAAGCGGTACACCATCGTGTGGGTCGTCGCGGTCCTCCAGGGCGTCGTGGGTTCGGTGCAGTACGCCCTCGGTGTGCCGGAGGCGCTGGTCTCGTTCCACGTCCTCGGCTCCGCGCTGGTGATCATCTCGACGGCGGCACTGTGGTGCGGATCACGCGATCGTGGTTCCGCGCCGGTTTCGCCCGCCGCTGACCGGGAACTCGCCACTTCGAACTGA
- a CDS encoding acyl-CoA desaturase, producing the protein MTASTEPDAPASPSKPLISHRRGSGEMLILKTFLLVPFVALIAAVPIVWGWGMTWVDLALAAVFYTVGTLGVTVGYHRYFTHGAFKANRPLRVALAIAGSFAVQGSVIFWVASHRRHHAFADREGDPHSPWLFGTSPSALLRGFWHAHMGWMFSREVTNYDRFAPDLVADKDLRVVNRYFWLWITLSLALPAVLGGLISWSWWGVVTGFFWGGLVRIAFLHHVTWSVNSICHLVGERPFASRDKAANFWPLAILSMGESWHNSHHADPTCARHGVLRGQVDVSARVIWLFEKFGWARDVRWPKPERLAAKLAKPA; encoded by the coding sequence ATGACCGCCAGCACCGAGCCGGACGCACCGGCCAGTCCGTCCAAACCCCTGATCTCCCACCGGCGAGGCTCCGGGGAGATGCTGATCCTCAAGACCTTCCTGCTGGTCCCGTTCGTCGCGCTGATCGCCGCCGTGCCGATCGTGTGGGGCTGGGGCATGACCTGGGTCGACCTGGCACTGGCGGCCGTGTTCTACACCGTCGGGACCCTCGGGGTGACGGTGGGATACCACCGCTACTTCACCCACGGCGCCTTCAAGGCCAATCGCCCGCTGCGCGTGGCTCTCGCCATCGCCGGGAGTTTCGCGGTGCAGGGTTCGGTCATCTTCTGGGTGGCCAGCCACCGCCGCCACCACGCCTTCGCGGACCGCGAGGGCGACCCGCACTCCCCCTGGCTGTTCGGGACGTCGCCCTCGGCGCTCCTGCGCGGCTTCTGGCACGCGCATATGGGTTGGATGTTCAGCCGCGAGGTGACCAACTACGACCGGTTCGCGCCGGACCTGGTGGCCGACAAGGACCTTCGCGTGGTGAACCGCTACTTCTGGCTGTGGATCACACTGAGCCTCGCGCTGCCCGCGGTGCTCGGCGGGCTGATCAGCTGGTCGTGGTGGGGTGTGGTGACCGGGTTCTTCTGGGGAGGGCTGGTCCGGATCGCGTTCCTGCACCACGTCACGTGGTCGGTGAACTCGATCTGTCACCTGGTCGGCGAGCGCCCGTTCGCCAGCCGTGACAAGGCGGCGAACTTCTGGCCGCTGGCGATCCTGTCCATGGGCGAGTCGTGGCACAACTCCCACCACGCCGACCCGACCTGCGCGCGGCACGGTGTCCTGCGCGGACAGGTCGACGTGTCGGCGCGGGTGATCTGGCTGTTCGAGAAGTTCGGCTGGGCACGGGACGTGCGGTGGCCGAAGCCGGAGCGCTTGGCCGCCAAACTCGCGAAACCCGCCTGA
- a CDS encoding ATP-grasp domain-containing protein, which yields MSGSAIFVACSSLPEGDGDEHAVPEALADLGFKTRWAAWDGTTVDFGAADIVVLRATWDYAERRDEFLSWTESVPSLANSADVVRWNTDKSYLAELGDAGVAVVPTTLIAPDDKAPRWPKGEFVLKPAVGAGSRGAGRFTAGDAAAAHLSGLQADGNTVLLQPYQSSVDSEGEIALVYFGGVYSHAFSKAAMLGRELDESGLYVTEKLAPVQPAAGFRALAEDALDATAALLGILRAELLYARVDLVAGPDGRPLLLELELVEPSLGFRQTDAAAAWRFASAVRQQLA from the coding sequence GTGAGCGGCTCCGCGATCTTCGTCGCCTGCTCCAGCCTGCCGGAAGGCGACGGCGACGAGCACGCGGTACCCGAGGCGCTGGCCGACCTCGGCTTCAAGACCCGCTGGGCCGCCTGGGACGGCACGACCGTCGATTTCGGCGCCGCGGACATCGTCGTGCTGCGCGCCACCTGGGACTACGCCGAGCGCCGCGACGAGTTCCTGTCCTGGACCGAATCCGTGCCGTCACTGGCCAATTCGGCCGATGTCGTGCGGTGGAACACCGACAAGTCCTACCTGGCCGAACTCGGCGACGCCGGGGTCGCGGTCGTGCCGACGACCCTGATCGCGCCGGACGACAAGGCCCCGCGCTGGCCCAAGGGCGAGTTCGTGCTGAAGCCCGCGGTCGGTGCCGGTTCGCGAGGCGCGGGCCGGTTCACGGCGGGCGACGCGGCCGCCGCACATCTCTCCGGGCTGCAGGCCGACGGGAACACCGTGCTGCTCCAGCCGTACCAGTCCAGTGTGGACAGTGAAGGCGAGATCGCACTGGTGTACTTCGGCGGCGTGTACTCGCACGCCTTCTCGAAGGCCGCGATGCTGGGCCGGGAACTCGACGAATCCGGGCTGTACGTGACGGAGAAGCTCGCGCCCGTGCAGCCCGCCGCGGGATTCCGGGCGCTGGCCGAAGACGCTTTGGACGCGACCGCGGCGCTGCTCGGCATCCTGCGCGCGGAACTGCTCTACGCCCGCGTCGACCTCGTCGCCGGGCCGGACGGCAGGCCGCTGCTGCTGGAACTGGAGCTCGTCGAGCCTTCGCTCGGGTTCCGGCAGACCGACGCCGCCGCGGCCTGGCGTTTCGCCTCCGCCGTCCGCCAGCAACTCGCCTGA
- a CDS encoding quinone oxidoreductase family protein, with translation MPAAVQIRRTGGPEVLELSEVEVGEPGSGELLVDVAAAGVNYIDTYHREGIYPVDTPFILGMEGAGTVAAVGADMTGFAVGDRVAWQGSLGSYAQRRLVPATIAVKIPDGVSEETAAATMLQGITAHALIASTYEVKAGDDVLIHAAAGGMGLLLVQLAKARGARVIGTVSTDEKAELAKQAGADDVIRYDQVDFAKATRDLTGGKGVEVVYDGVGKSTVDGSLASLKIRGLLALYGAASGPVPPIDPQLLNRSGSVYLTRPTSAHYVLTREELEWRVNELFAAVQDGSLNIRIGGRYPLADARQAHEDLQGRRTTGKLLLIP, from the coding sequence ATGCCCGCGGCAGTGCAGATCCGGCGAACCGGTGGCCCCGAAGTCCTTGAACTATCGGAAGTCGAGGTCGGTGAACCCGGTTCCGGCGAACTGCTCGTGGACGTCGCGGCGGCGGGCGTCAACTACATCGACACCTATCACCGCGAGGGCATCTACCCGGTCGACACCCCGTTCATCCTGGGTATGGAGGGCGCCGGCACGGTGGCCGCGGTCGGCGCGGACATGACCGGTTTCGCCGTCGGCGACCGGGTCGCCTGGCAGGGTTCGCTGGGCAGCTACGCCCAGCGCCGCCTGGTGCCCGCCACGATCGCGGTGAAGATCCCGGATGGCGTCTCCGAGGAGACCGCCGCCGCCACGATGCTCCAGGGGATCACCGCGCACGCGCTGATCGCCTCGACCTACGAGGTCAAGGCCGGTGACGACGTGCTGATCCACGCCGCGGCGGGCGGCATGGGCCTGCTGCTGGTCCAGCTGGCCAAGGCCCGCGGCGCCCGGGTCATCGGCACCGTCTCCACCGACGAGAAGGCCGAACTCGCCAAGCAGGCGGGCGCGGACGACGTCATCCGCTACGACCAGGTCGACTTCGCCAAGGCCACCCGCGACCTCACCGGCGGCAAGGGCGTCGAGGTCGTCTACGACGGGGTCGGCAAGTCCACTGTGGACGGCAGCCTCGCGAGCCTGAAGATCCGCGGCCTGCTCGCCCTCTACGGCGCGGCCAGCGGCCCGGTGCCGCCCATCGACCCGCAACTGCTCAACCGCAGCGGCTCGGTGTACCTCACCCGCCCGACCTCCGCGCACTACGTGCTCACCCGCGAGGAACTGGAGTGGCGCGTGAACGAGCTGTTCGCCGCCGTTCAGGACGGCTCGCTGAACATCCGGATCGGCGGCCGCTACCCGCTGGCCGACGCGCGCCAGGCGCACGAAGACCTCCAGGGGCGCCGCACCACCGGCAAGCTCCTGCTGATCCCGTGA
- a CDS encoding GNAT family N-acetyltransferase, which produces MTALWPEEVRLTGEGLVLREWVEDDIAFMPGLFDNPAVARFTPLPSPFDEVAAKAHYAKSVARRAEGNGLRLAITADGGEPLGEVVLFLKEDSAELGYAVGPAHRGQDLAARSLRVLTAHALDLGLGPLQLKIDAENAASQAVARRVGYALTDAPPETKVEKGLKITLLTWEYAGS; this is translated from the coding sequence GTGACGGCGCTCTGGCCGGAGGAGGTCCGGCTCACCGGCGAGGGGCTCGTCCTGCGGGAGTGGGTCGAGGACGACATCGCGTTCATGCCGGGGCTGTTCGACAATCCCGCTGTCGCCCGGTTCACGCCGCTGCCTTCCCCGTTCGACGAGGTGGCGGCGAAGGCCCACTACGCGAAGTCCGTCGCACGCCGCGCGGAAGGCAACGGACTACGGCTCGCCATCACGGCCGACGGCGGCGAACCGCTCGGCGAGGTGGTGCTGTTCCTGAAAGAGGATTCGGCCGAACTCGGATACGCCGTCGGTCCCGCCCACCGCGGGCAGGACCTGGCGGCGCGGTCGCTGCGGGTCCTCACCGCGCACGCGCTGGACCTGGGGCTCGGACCGCTGCAGCTGAAGATCGACGCCGAGAACGCGGCCAGTCAGGCCGTCGCCCGCCGCGTCGGCTACGCCCTGACCGACGCTCCGCCCGAGACGAAGGTCGAGAAGGGACTGAAGATCACGCTGCTCACCTGGGAGTACGCCGGGTCCTGA
- a CDS encoding cold-shock protein has protein sequence MGTSDGRVHRGTVRSWLVDEGWGVVGSADFADPIWVHYAMLEGFGPEEFRKLDVGDEVELTVEHAEQDEFRLRALWVRTLG, from the coding sequence ATGGGGACTTCCGACGGCCGCGTCCACCGAGGAACGGTTCGTTCCTGGCTGGTGGACGAGGGCTGGGGAGTGGTCGGGTCGGCCGATTTCGCCGACCCGATCTGGGTCCACTACGCGATGCTGGAGGGCTTCGGGCCAGAGGAATTCCGGAAGCTCGACGTAGGCGACGAGGTCGAGTTGACCGTCGAGCACGCGGAACAGGACGAGTTCCGGCTGCGGGCGCTCTGGGTCCGTACGCTCGGCTGA
- a CDS encoding FKBP-type peptidyl-prolyl cis-trans isomerase produces the protein MRTLGKIVVIGAGVLALAACGGKQNTAGSAQTSGAAPASASSSAPAAPKGKECTAEDVKTTGKFGEAPAITIPDDCDPPKKLITKDLEPGTGEGAKAGANLKMNYSLVTWSNKQKLDSSFDRGEPFELTLGAGMVIQGWDKGLEGIKQGARRLLIIPPDLGYGQGGNGIAPNETLVFVTDAVSVPTDKG, from the coding sequence ATGCGCACACTCGGCAAGATCGTGGTCATCGGCGCGGGCGTCCTCGCCCTGGCGGCCTGTGGCGGGAAACAGAACACCGCGGGTTCGGCCCAGACCTCCGGCGCGGCTCCCGCGTCGGCGTCGTCCTCGGCTCCCGCCGCCCCCAAGGGCAAGGAATGCACGGCCGAGGACGTGAAGACCACCGGGAAGTTCGGCGAGGCGCCGGCCATCACCATCCCGGACGACTGCGACCCGCCGAAGAAGCTCATCACCAAGGACCTCGAGCCCGGCACCGGCGAGGGCGCCAAGGCGGGCGCGAACCTGAAGATGAACTATTCGCTGGTCACCTGGTCGAACAAGCAAAAGCTCGACAGCTCGTTCGACCGCGGTGAACCGTTCGAGCTGACGCTCGGCGCCGGCATGGTCATCCAGGGCTGGGACAAGGGCCTCGAAGGGATCAAGCAGGGCGCGCGGCGGCTGCTGATCATCCCGCCGGACCTCGGTTACGGCCAGGGCGGCAACGGTATCGCGCCGAACGAGACGCTGGTGTTCGTGACCGACGCGGTGAGCGTCCCGACCGACAAGGGCTGA
- a CDS encoding HelD family protein, which yields MSPDREPDALEQDVALEQQYVTTLYRKLDAERVDAQRRLDETLRQTGGTPQARTERDVATTLYTDRLAQLSSVEQGLCFGRLDFLPEHGEETTYIGRLGLFDEDDEYRPLLVDWRAPVARPFYLATAASPEGVRRRRHIRSLSRKVVGVDDEILDLSAADQGQDLGLAGEAALLAALERRRTGEMSDIVATIQAEQDRIIRASPNGVLVVQGGPGTGKTAVALHRAAYLLYTHRQQLTTRGVLVVGPNSTFLRYIGQVLPSLGETGVLLATIGQLYPGLDADGPITREAAEIKGRPVMADVLANAVRDRQRVPEPVLEIEFEREILMLDRKTCTEARTRARRSRRPHNLARRIFVSDLLDALTRQAARKLGEDLLDARDVQDIRAEVAADKNVAAAIDGLWPKLTPEIVLDELFADRERLRSAAGKALSDTDREHLYSPTDAKWSPSDVPLLDELAELLGEDDTEARAEAARREREDRAYAEGVLDILEQDEEIVDEELLRVGDVLDAELFAERQQRRSEMTAAQRAAQDRTWTFGHVIVDEAQELTAMDWRLLMRRSPNRSMTLVGDVAQTGAAGGARTWGEALSPYVADRWRLEELTVNYRTPAEIMAVASRVLAEVNPELEAPVSVRETGFEPWLRSVAPADLTAELPRLVDAELSAVDGGTVAVLCPSPLVASLSETLGEAGDRVSVMPVERAKGLEFDSVLLVSPDEVVAESPRGLNDLYVALTRATRRMGVVQTGDLVPALEGLG from the coding sequence GTGTCCCCGGACCGGGAACCCGACGCGCTCGAGCAGGACGTCGCGCTCGAGCAGCAGTACGTCACCACCCTCTACCGCAAGCTCGACGCCGAACGCGTGGACGCGCAGCGCAGGCTCGACGAGACGCTGCGCCAGACCGGCGGAACCCCGCAGGCGCGCACCGAACGCGACGTCGCCACGACGCTGTACACCGACAGGCTGGCCCAGCTGAGCTCCGTCGAGCAGGGCCTGTGCTTCGGCCGCCTCGACTTCCTTCCGGAGCATGGCGAGGAGACCACCTACATCGGGCGGCTCGGACTGTTCGACGAGGACGACGAGTACCGTCCGCTGCTCGTCGACTGGCGCGCGCCGGTCGCGCGGCCCTTCTACCTCGCCACCGCCGCTTCACCCGAAGGTGTGCGGCGCCGCCGCCACATCCGGTCGCTGAGCCGGAAGGTCGTCGGCGTCGACGACGAGATCCTCGACCTCTCCGCCGCCGACCAGGGCCAAGACCTCGGCCTCGCGGGCGAGGCGGCGCTGCTGGCCGCCCTCGAACGCCGTCGCACCGGCGAGATGAGCGACATCGTCGCCACCATCCAGGCCGAACAGGATCGCATCATCCGCGCGTCGCCGAACGGAGTCCTGGTGGTCCAGGGCGGCCCGGGAACCGGCAAGACCGCCGTCGCGCTGCACCGCGCGGCGTACCTGCTCTACACGCATCGCCAGCAGCTGACCACGCGCGGCGTGCTGGTGGTCGGGCCGAACAGCACGTTCCTGCGCTACATCGGGCAGGTCCTGCCGTCGCTGGGCGAGACCGGGGTGCTGCTGGCCACGATCGGGCAGCTGTACCCGGGGCTGGACGCCGACGGCCCGATCACCCGCGAGGCCGCCGAGATCAAAGGCCGTCCGGTGATGGCCGACGTGCTCGCCAACGCGGTCCGCGACCGCCAGCGCGTGCCCGAACCGGTGCTGGAGATCGAGTTCGAGCGCGAGATCCTCATGCTCGACCGCAAGACCTGCACCGAGGCGCGGACACGGGCCCGCCGGTCGCGCCGCCCGCACAACCTCGCCCGGCGGATCTTCGTCTCGGACCTCCTCGACGCGCTGACCCGGCAGGCCGCCCGCAAACTGGGGGAGGACCTGCTCGACGCGCGGGACGTCCAGGACATCCGGGCCGAGGTCGCCGCGGACAAGAACGTGGCGGCCGCGATCGACGGGCTGTGGCCGAAACTCACCCCCGAGATCGTGCTCGACGAGCTGTTCGCCGACCGCGAACGGTTGCGCAGCGCGGCCGGAAAAGCCCTGTCGGACACCGACCGTGAGCATCTCTACAGCCCGACCGACGCGAAGTGGAGCCCGTCGGACGTCCCCCTGCTCGACGAACTCGCCGAGCTGCTCGGCGAGGACGACACCGAAGCCCGGGCCGAGGCCGCTCGCCGCGAGCGGGAAGACCGCGCCTACGCGGAAGGCGTGCTCGACATCCTCGAACAGGACGAGGAGATCGTCGACGAGGAACTGCTGCGGGTGGGCGACGTCCTCGACGCGGAGCTGTTCGCCGAACGTCAGCAGCGCCGCAGCGAGATGACCGCGGCGCAGCGGGCCGCCCAGGACCGGACGTGGACCTTCGGGCACGTGATCGTCGACGAGGCGCAGGAGCTGACCGCGATGGACTGGCGGCTGCTGATGCGCCGGTCGCCGAACCGGTCGATGACGCTGGTCGGCGACGTCGCCCAGACCGGGGCGGCCGGCGGGGCGCGGACGTGGGGCGAGGCGCTTTCGCCGTACGTCGCCGATCGCTGGCGACTCGAGGAACTGACCGTGAACTACCGGACCCCGGCGGAGATCATGGCCGTCGCGTCCCGGGTGCTCGCCGAGGTCAACCCGGAACTCGAGGCGCCGGTTTCGGTGCGGGAGACGGGTTTCGAACCCTGGCTCCGGTCCGTGGCCCCGGCGGATCTCACCGCGGAACTGCCCCGCCTCGTCGATGCCGAACTGTCCGCTGTGGACGGTGGAACGGTCGCCGTGCTGTGTCCGTCGCCCCTGGTCGCTTCGCTCTCGGAGACGCTCGGCGAGGCGGGGGACCGGGTGTCGGTGATGCCGGTCGAGCGGGCGAAGGGCCTGGAGTTCGACTCGGTGCTGCTGGTGTCCCCGGACGAGGTCGTCGCCGAGTCGCCGCGTGGGCTCAACGATCTTTATGTGGCCCTGACCAGGGCGACCCGTCGGATGGGCGTAGTGCAGACCGGTGACCTTGTTCCGGCGCTGGAGGGTCTTGGCTAA